Proteins co-encoded in one Gossypium arboreum isolate Shixiya-1 chromosome 11, ASM2569848v2, whole genome shotgun sequence genomic window:
- the LOC108472191 gene encoding uncharacterized protein LOC108472191 — protein MSRLCNSLFIVLVSYEHLQVVFQLLQEKQFYAKLSKCEFWLPKVTFLGHVVFAEEIQVDPKNIEVIFNWKQAKNVLEIYSFLGLVGYHRKFVEGFSLITASLTKGLHKNALFVWTDEQQSSFKKLKIEYHSDKANVVADALSLRLILREAYSNPYAMHPGGNKMYRDFRELYWWSGLKREWLPLTPTKKDSVWVIVDRLTKSGHFIPVWIDYSLQKLAKLYISEIVRLHRTDSQSERVIQILEDMLRSCVIDFQGSWEDFLLLAEFDYNNSFQSSI, from the exons AtgtctaggctgtgtaactcactgttcatcGTCTTGGTGTCATATGAGCATCTTCAAGTAGTCTTTCAGTTACTTCAAGAGAAACAGTTCtacgctaagttgagcaagtgtgaattctggttgccgAAAGTAACTTTTTTGGGCCATGTGGTTTTTGCGGAGGAGATCCAAGTGGATCCTAAAAATATTGAGGTTATATTTAATTGGAAACAGGCTAAGAATGTTTTAGAGATTTACAGTTTTCTAGGTCTTGTGGGTTATCATCGGAAGTTTGTTGAAGGGTTCTCGTTAATTACAGCTTCTCTGACTAAGGGTTTACACAAGAATGCTCTTTTTGTTTGGACTGATGAGCAACAATCAAGCTTTAAGAAGCTCAA AATAGAGTATCACTCTGATAAGgccaatgtggtagccgatgctcttaGTCTTAGA TTGATTCTGAGGGAAGCATATAGtaacccttatgctatgcatcctggtggaaataagatgtatcggGATTTTCGTGAACTATATTGGTGGTCGGGTTTAAAACGAGAG TGGTTGCCTTTAACAccgactaagaaggattctgtatgGGTTATCGTGGATCGGTTGACCAAGTCTGGCCATTTCATTCCAGTTTGGATAGATTATTCACTGCAGAAGTTGGCCAAGctctacatttctgagattgtgagacttcacagG ACCGatagtcaatctgagagggtgattcagatactagaggatatgcttCGAAGTTGTGTAATTGATTTCCAGGGAAGTTGGGAGGATTTTCTTCTGTTAGCTGAGTTTgactacaataatagttttcaatctagCATTTAG